A genome region from Etheostoma cragini isolate CJK2018 chromosome 4, CSU_Ecrag_1.0, whole genome shotgun sequence includes the following:
- the LOC117943304 gene encoding immunoglobulin-like and fibronectin type III domain-containing protein 1, whose product MWKKSKVTDQTAAGQPGIKIKSKVPGVMITQFTEELPEGMTAPDFTRKPIALTIQEGKVGCFKAKVVGTPTPTVSWSRATGELHFHPEVCQQKYDDVTGEHTIEFPKVSPEDADTYKCFATNEYGRAVCTVVLNVISVGFSKSKELQKQSGEDVTDLRKKLKKRNPDGTREQKPMETEEKIWEILLSADKKDYERICAENGITDFRRMLKKLNEMKKEREEEIAEFVSHIGNLKPIEVTDKDCATIELEMDLKDPSSKVFLYKNGVMVPFTIEDSEEMKHSLKQVGKKFIFKIGKLSSEDAGLYSVDVGGVNVFSTEFKVPEVDFAVKIQEVTAEERGDALFQCVLTAPLNEIKWLGKSAPLTNSEKFEITVSEDKLIHKLIVRDCMPLDAGIYAAVAGIKSCNAWLIVEDPGVHFHAGLSDCKAIVGEAAELECKVSSEDCEGIWYKDGDEIKSSEGITISKEGTFHRLKIHKVTEEFAGKYKFEADGRKTESLIIVEDPPRFSTEDLEAFKKPATVKKGQKATFKLPYVGREPIKIQWYLEGEELSEEANIKFDHSEGCTSLFLTKLQRKDSGEVKLKLKNEFGTVEAFTQLVVMDKPTPPMGPLEIVEASSSALEFKWRPPKDCGGCKIGNYILERNQVGRNTWKKLGPIGPEAKYRDTDVDHGRRYCYRIRVETEMGTSELMETEDIQAGTKAYPGPPSAPKVVSAFKNCINLSWSPPADTGGTNILGYKLEKRKKGSNLWGAVSTPDDMIKGKGVGVKDVVEGMEYEFRVSAINSSGAGEFSTPSEFVFARDPKKPPGKVIDLKVTDSTYTTLSLSWTEPKDIEGVEDEAKGYFVEIRPAENTEWDRCNANAITLTFYTVKGLKSMAMYWVRVIATNDGGQGEPQELDNYILAMPPPVRPRFTDAKMKSFMVVRAGNSARFNINFEASPWPEVIWLKDGVPVSKKVTISNSEGTSQLLIPSAERTDTGIYTIIVKNIVGQESFSTEIRVTDEPKPPGPVETDENVPGTVTVSWTASPDEKRDDRLHYMVTKRDSTKTAWHTIGDHIFNNRFTVCNIMPGREYQFRVYAKNDMGASKPSESQKWLIPVKKEKFTINMPETKPCDLQCPPKFIVPLKMHTAPQGYECYMSCAVKGDPTPHVTWLRNSISLNTNTNYFISNTCGVCSLLILRVGSKDFGEYKVVAESPLGRAECTTKLTVRE is encoded by the exons ATGTGGAAGAAGTCAAAGGTGACCGATCAAACTGCCGCTGGGCAGCCGG GCATCAAGATAAAGTCGAAGGTGCCCGGTGTCATGATAACGCAGTTTACGGAGGAACTTCCAGAGGGAATGACAGCTCCAGATTTCACCCGCAAACCTATTGCTCTGACTATTCAAGAGG GTAAAGTTGGATGCTTTAAGGCCAAAGTTGTGGGCACCCCAACACCTACTGTATCGTGGAGCAGAGCAACCGGAGAATTGCATTTTCACCCCGAAGTGTGCCAACAAAAGTATGATGACGTAACCGGCGAACATACCATTGAG tTCCCTAAGGTCTCTCCAGAAGATGCTGACACCTACAAGTGTTTTGCAACAAATGAATATGGAAGGGCTGTTTGCACTGTTGTCTTGAATGTTATTTCAG TTGGATTCTCTAAGAGCAAGGAACTTCAAAAGCAATCAGGAGAAG ATGTAACAGACTTaagaaaaaagctgaaaaaacg TAATCCTGATGGAACACGTGAGCAAAAGCCAATGGAGACAGAAGAGAAGATCTGGGAAATTCTCCTTAGCGCAGACAAGAAAGACTACGAGCGCATCTGTGCAGAGAATGGTATCACAGACTTCCGCCGCATGCTAAAGAAACTCaatgaaatgaagaaagagagagaagaagagattgCAGAG TTTGTTTCACACATCGGTAACTTGAAACCTATTGAAGTCACTGACAAGGACTGTGCAACCATTGAATTGGAAATGGACCTCAAAGATCCTAGCAGCAAAGTTTTCTTGTACAAG AATGGCGTCATGGTTCCATTCACTATAGAGGACAGCGAGGAAATGAAGCATAGTTTGAAACAAGTTGGCAAGAAATTTATATTCAAAATTGGTAAACTAAGTTCCGAAGATGCTGGACTCTACTCAGTGGATGTTGGGGGCGTCAATGTATTCTCCACAGAATTTAAAG TGCCTGAGGTtgactttgctgtcaaaataCAAGAGGTTACAGCAGAAGAACGAGGAGACGCCCTTTTCCAATGTGTCCTGACTGCCCCTCTGAATGAGATTAAATGGTTGGGCAAAAGCGCTCCGCTGACCAATAGTGAAAAATTTGAAATCACTGTATCTGAAGATAAGCTCATCCACAAGTTGATTGTGCGGGACTGCATGCCTTTGGACGCTGGTATCTACGCTGCTGTGGCAGGAATTAAATCATGCAATGCCTGGCTTATAGTTGAAG ACCCAGGAGTTCACTTTCACGCTGGGCTTTCTGACTGCAAAGCCATTGTTGGAGAAGCAGCAGAGCTGGAGTGTAAAGTGAGCAGCGAAGACTGTGAGGGAATCTGGTACAAAGATGGAGATGAG atTAAATCATCTGAGGGTATCACCATTTCAAAGGAAGGAACTTTCCACAGGCTGAAAATTCACAAAGTCACAGAGGAATTTGCTGGGAAATATAAATTTGAAGCAGATGGGCGGAAGACAGAGTCCTTGATTATTGTTGaag ACCCACCCAGATTTTCTACTGAGGACCtggaagcatttaaaaaacctGCCACcgtgaaaaagggacaaaaagctACCTTCAAGCTACCTTATGTTGGACGGGAACCTATAAAAATCCAGTGGTACCTTGAGGGGGAAGAGCTTTCAGAAGAAGCAAATATTAAGTTTGATCACTCGGAGGGTTGTACCTCTCTGTTCCTAACTAAGCTGCAGCGCAAGGACAGCGGGGaagtcaaattaaaactcaaaaatgAGTTTGGCACTGTTGAGGCCTTCACCCAGTTAGTTGTAATGG ATAAACCCACTCCTCCAATGGGACCTCTGGAAATTGTTGAAGCCTCCTCTTCTGCACTTGAATTCAAGTGGAGGCCCCCAAAAGACTGTGGTGGCTGCAAAATAGGCAACTACATCCTTGAACGGAATCAAGTTGGCCGCAACACCTGGAAGAAGCTGGGGCCAATTGGTCCAGAGGCCAAGTACAGGGACACTGATGTGGACCATGGCAGGCGGTACTGCTATCGCATCAGAGTGGAAACTGAAATGGGCACCAGTGAGCTGATGGAAACAGAGGACATTCAAGCTGGAACAAAAG CATACCCTGGACCTCCATCAGCCCCAAAGGTTGTAAGTGCCTTCAAGAACTGCATCAACCTCTCTTGGTCTCCACCAGCTGACACTGGAGGAACCAATATTCTGggatacaaacttgaaaaacgCAAGAAGGGCAGCAACTTGTGGGGCGCAGTTAGCACACCCGATGACATGATCAAAG GTAAGGGAGTCGGCGTTAAAGATGTTGTTGAGGGCATGGAGTACGAATTCCGTGTGTCAGCAATCAACAGCTCTGGAGCGGGTGAATTCAGTACACCATCTGAGTTTGTGTTTGCCAGAGATCCTAAAA AGCCTCCTGGTAAAGTCATAGACCTTAAAGTGACAGATTCCACCTACACAACCCTGTCTCTGTCTTGGACCGAACCCAAGGACATTGAAGGGGTTGAGGATGAAGCCAAAGGATATTTTGTGGAGATCAGGCCTGCAGAAAATACAGAATGGGATCGCTGCAATGCAAATGCAATAACCTTGACTTTCTATACAGTGAAAGGCTTGAAGTCAATGGCCATGTATTGGGTGAGAGTCATTGCTACTAATGATGGAGGACAGGGTGAGCCACAGGAGCTGGATAATTACATCCTTGCCATGCCCCCACCAG TGAGACCACGATTCACGGATGCCAAAATGAAGAGTTTCATGGTAGTGAGAGCAGGAAATTCTGCACGTTTCAACATTAACTTTGAG GCCTCCCCTTGGCCTGAGGTCATCTGGCTGAAAGATGGAGTGCCGGTGTCTAAAAAGGTGACCATTAGCAACTCAGAGGGAACATCCCAGCTTCTGATTCCTTCTGCTGAGCGCACAGATACTGGAATCTACACTATTATTGTCAAGAATATTGTTGGCCAAGAATCATTCAGCACTGAAATTAGAGTCACAG ATGAGCCAAAGCCACCAGGTCCCGTGGAGACAGACGAAAATGTGCCTGGCACAGTGACCGTTTCGTGGACTGCATCTCCAGATGAGAAACGTGATGACAGGCTGCACTACATGGTGACCAAGCGTGATTCAACTAAGACAGCATGGCACACCATTGGAGATCACATCTTCAACAACAGATTCACAGTCTGCAACATAATGCCGGGCAGAGAATACCAGTTCAGAGTCTATGCAAAGAATGACATGGGCGCCTCCAAACCCTCTGAATCACAAAAGTGGCTTATTCCTGTTAAAAAAG AAAAGTTTACTATAAACATGCCAGAAACGAAGCCATGTGATCTACAGTGTCCCCCCAAGTTCATTGTCCCACTGAAAATGCACACTGCTCCTCAAGGGTATGAATGCTACATGAGCTGTGCAGTAAAGGGGGATCCAACACCTCATGTGACATGGCTCCGCAACAGTATCAGTCTGAATACCAACACTAACTACTTCATCTCCAACACCTGCGGAGTCTGTTCTCTGCTTATATTGAGGGTTGGATCTAAAGACTTCGGGGAGTACAAAGTTGTTGCAGAAAGTCCTTTGGGGAGGGCGGAGTGCACCACTAAACTCACAGTCAGAG aATAA